CACCGTGGCCCGGACCGGAAGCGTGCCGCACCGCCCGCGGCTCGCGCCACAGGTCCGCGCACCCTCCCCCCCGGCCGGGCGAGACACGGTCCACGGGCGTGCGTCCCCGGGACTGTCCGACCCCCGGCCTACCGTCCCGCCGTGCCCCTTCCCAGCGCCCGTCCCGGCGGCACCGGGTCCCGGCTGCCCCGTCACGCGCAGGCCTCCGCCCACCCCGGCCGGGAGCTCCCCCTCCACCACCAGGGCACGATCGACGAGCTGGGGACGCCGCTGGCCGGGGTCACGTTCGTCGTCGTCGACCTGGAGACGACCGGCGGCTCGCCCAAGGACTGCGCCATCACCGAGATCGGTGCGGTGAAGGTGCGCGGCGGGGAGGTGGTCGGGGAGTTCCAGACGCTGGTCGACCCGGGCTGCGAGGTGCCGCCCTACATCAGCGTGCTGACCGGGATCACCACCGCGATGGTGGCCACCGCCCCGCGGATCGGCTCGGTGCTGCCCGCGTTCCTGGAGTTCGCCCGCGGCGCGGTGCTGGTGGCCCACAACGCGCCGTTCGACCTCGGCTTCCTGCGGGCCGCCTGCGCGCAGAACGGCGTCGCCTGGCCCGCGGCCGCGTCGGTGGACACCGCCGTCCTCGCCCGCCGGCTGCTCTCCCGCGACGAGGTGCCCAACTGCAAGCTGGCCACCCTGGCACCGTTCTTCTCCGCCACCACCTCGCCGTGCCACCGGGCGCTGGCCGACGCCCGCGCGACCGTCGACGTCCTGCACGGCCTGTTCGAACGGCTCGGTCCACTGGGGGTCACCTCGCTCGAGGAGCTCACCGGCCTGACCCGCCAGGTCGACCCCGAGCGCCGCCGCAAGCGGCACCTCGCCGAGCACCTGCCCTCCGGTCCCGGCGTCTACGTCTTCCGCGGCCCCCGCGACGAGCCCCTCTACGTCGGCACGTCGAACGACCTGCGCACCCGGGTGCGCAGCTACTTCTCCTCCAGCGAGCAGCGCAGCCGGATGACCGAGATGGTCGCGCTGGCGCAGCGGGTCGACGCCCTGCCCTGCGCCCACGACCTCGAGGCCGCCGTCCGGGAGCTGCGGCTGATCGCCGAGCACAAGCCGCGCTACAACCGCCGCTCGCGCTTCCCCGAGCGGGCGCTGTGGCTGCGGCTGACCGAGGAGCCCTTCCCCCGCCTGTCGGCGGTGCGGCGGGTGCGCCCGGGGGCCGGTGTCTTCCTCGGCCCGTTCGCCGACCGGCGGGCCGCCGCCGCGGCCGCCGCGGCCATCCACGAGTCGCTGCCGCTGCGGCAGTGCACGTCCCGGATCTCCCCGCGGGTGCTGACCGCCGCCTGCGCCCTGGCGGGCATGGGCCGCTGCGGCGCCCCCTGCACCGGCGCGCAGTCGGTCGAGGAGTACGCCGGGATCGCCGCCGTGCTGCGCGCCGCGGTGGCCGGGGACCCGCACGCGCTGGTCGCCCCGCTGCTCGACCGCGTCGACCGGCTGGCCGCCGCGGAGCGGTTCGAGGACGCCGCGCTGCTGCGCGACCGGGTCGCCGTCCTGGTGCGTGCCGTCCGCCGCCGGCAGCGCCTGGAGTCGCTGGCCGGCGTCCCCGAGCTGGTGCTGGCGCGGCCCGACGGCGACGGCGGGTGGCACCTGTCGGTCGTGCGGCGCGGCCGGCTGGTGGCGGCCGGCGGCGCCGCGCGCGGGGCCTCGGTCCGCGACGCGCTGGCGGGCCTGCGCGCCACCGCCGAGACACCCACCGGGCCCGACGGCGAGCTGGCCGCCTCGGTCGACGAGACCGAGCTGGTGCTGCGGTGGATGGAGAAGCCGGGCAGCCGGCTGGTCGAGGTGCACGGCACGCTGGCCTGCCCGGCGCCGGGCACCGGCGGTCTGAGCGGCTTCCTCGCGCGGGTGGAGGCCGGCCGCGCGCTGCGCGACCCGTTCGCCGACGGCCGCCAGCTCGGCACCCGGTCGCGGCCCGAGCGGCTCGCCCCCGGCACGGTGGGGACCGGCGGTCCCGACGCGGCGCCGCTAGCATCCCGGGCGTGATCACCGCCATCGTGATGATCGACGCGGCCACCGACGCGATCGGCGAGGTGGCGCAGGCGATCGCCGACCTCGAGGGGGTCAGCGAGGTCTACTCCGTCGCCGGCGACGCCGACCTCGTCGCGATCGTGCGGGTCCGCGAGTTCGAGCAGATCGCCGAGGTGATCGCCGGCCGGATCAACAAGGTGCCCGGCGTGCTCGAGACCGACACGCACATCGCCTTCCGCGCCTACTCGCGGCACGACCTCGAGGCGGCCTTCTCCCTCGGCCTCGAACCCAGCGGCTGACGGCCTCCGCTGCTGGGTCCCGGGGCGTCACCGGCCGGCGGCCGCCCGGCTGACCGCCACCCACCGGTCGAGCAGCGCCGCGGCCCGACCGTCGTCGACGGCCGCGGCGGCGCGCGCCACGCCCGCCGCCAGGGACGCCGTCAGCTCGCCGCCCCGCTCGTCGAAGGCGGCCAGCGCGGCCGCGGCGTTGAGCAGCACGGCGTCGCGCACCGGACCCTGCTCACCGCCCACCACCCGCCGGAAGACGTCGGCGTTGAACGCCGGGTCGCCGCCGCGCAGTGCGTCGGGCCCGGCGGGGGCGATCCCGAGGTCGGCCGGGTCGACCCGGACGGGCGTCACCGCACCGTCCCGGGCGACCCACACCCGCGACGTCGTGGCGGTGGTGAGCTCGTCGAGGCCGTCGTCGCCGCGGAACACCAGCGCGCGGCTGCCGCGGGCGGCGAGCACCGCGGCGAGGACCGGGGCCATGCGGACGTCGGCGCACCCGACCGCGGCGGCCACCGGCCGGGCCGGGTTGGTCAGCGGCCCGAGGAAGTTGAAGACCGTGCCGATGCCCATCTCCCGCCGCGCCGCGGCGGTGTGCCGGAACCCCGGGTGGAAGACCGGCGCGAAGAAGAACCCGATCCCGGCCTCCTGCACGCAGCGGGCCACGGCCGCCGCCGGGAGGTCGATGACGACGCCGAGGGCCTCCAGGACGTCGGCGGCCCCGGACGACGACGACGCCGCGCGGTTGCCGTGCTTGGCGACCGGGGCACCGGCTGCCGCGGTGACGACGGCGGCCATGGTGGAGATGTTGACCGTGTGCGCGCCGTCGCCGCCGGTGCCGACGATGTCGACCGTGGCCGCCGGCAGGTCCACCGGCGTCGCCCGCTCGACCATGGTGGCGGCCAGCCCGGCGACCTCCTCGGGCGACTCCCCCTTGGCCCGCAGCGCGACGGCGAACGCGGCGACCTGGGCGGGGGTGGCCTCGCCGCTCATCACCTCGCGCATGGCCCAGGCCGTGTCCCCGGCGCTGAGGTCCTCGCGGGCGAGCAGGCGCGTCAGCAGGCCGGGCCACGTGGGCCCGGTCGAGCCCGCCCTCACCGGGAGACGGGACGACGGCCCGACCGGTCGCGGAGCAGCCCGGCGACGACCTGCGGCGCGGTCAGCGGGTCGATCGGCAGGGCCAGCGTGCCGTCGGCGCGCGACCAGTGCGCCAGCCACCGGTCGGGCTGGCGGGCGATGAGGACGCAGATCGCCGGCCGGTCGGCCACCTCGACGACCATCTGCCGCGACAGCGCCAGACCGCCGGTGGGCTGGGCCTCGCCGTCGAGGACGCACAGGTCCACGCCGCCGCCGTCCACGGTGTCGACGACGTCCTCGCCGGTGGCACACTCCACCCACGTCAGCGGGCCGACGTCGGGTGCCGGCCGGCGGCCGACGGCGGTGCGGACGGCCTCGCGGACCTCGGGCCGGGAGCTGTAGACCAGGACGGTGGCCGGCGCGTCGCTCACCTGCGGCAGCCTAGTGGCAGGCCGGGGACGGCAGCGCCCGCCGCCCGGTGCGGGCGCCCCCCGATCGGGGGACGGTCTCGGGCCGGTCACGGCGCCGCCGCGCCACCCCACCCGCGGTCGTCGTGTTCCGGAACCCGGTGCCATGATGGGCGTCGTGACAACGGCCCCCGTGGCGAGCAGCACCTTCGACACCTCGCGGGTGCACTCCCTGACCCGACCGAACATGGTCAGCGTCGGCACGATCATCTGGCTCTCCAGCGAGCTGATGTTCTTCGCCGGGCTGTTCGCCATGTACTTCACCGCGCGCGCCCGCGCGACCGAGGGCTGGCCCCCGGAACCCACCGAGCTGAACCTGCCGTACGCGCTGTTCTTCACGCTGATCCTGGTGGCCTCCTCGGTCACCTGCCAGATCGGCGTCTTCGCGGCGGAGAGCGGCAACGTCTACGGCCTGCGCCGGTGGTTCACCATCACCTTCGTCATGGGCCTGGTGTTCGTCCTGGCCCAGTTCAACGAGTACCGCGTGCTGGTCACCGAGCACGGGACCAGCATCTCCAGCTCGACCTACGGCTCGGTCTTCTACCTGACGACCGGGTTCCACGCGCTGCACGTCATCGGCGGCCTGGTGGCCTTCGTCTACGTGCTCATCCGGTCCACCATGGGCCGGTTCACGCCGGCACAGGCGACCTCGGCCATCGTGGTCTCCTACTACTGGCACTTCGTCGACGTCGTGTGGGTCGGGCTCTTCGCCACGATCTACCTGATCCGCTAGGGAACCGGTGTCCACCACGAACCCGCAGTCCGACACCCAGCCCGACGAGGGGCCGCGTCGCCGGTCACGCTGGTCGCGGCGTCCGGCCGAGGGCACCCCGGCGGCCGCCGCCCGTGCCCGGCGGCGCTCCAAGCAGCGGCGCCGGGTCGCCAACGTCGCCGCGCTCATGGCCGGCCTCGTCCTGACCGGCGCCCTCTACTCGACCCTCGCCCCGGGGGCCCAGGCCGCCGACGAGGGCAGCGAGTCCAGCGCCGAGGCCGCCGGCCGCGAGCTGTACGAGCGCAGCTGCATCAGCTGCCACGGCGAGAACCTCGAGGGCGTGCCCAACCGCGGGCCCTCGCTGATCGGCGTCGGCGAGGCCTCCGTCTACTTCCAGGTGCACACCGGCCGCATGCCGCTGGTGCGCCAGGAGGCGCAGGCCCCCGACAAGCCGGCCATCTTCTCCGACGAGGAGATCGACCAGCTGATGGCCTACGTGCAGGCCAACGGCGGCGGCCCCACGCTGCCCTCCGGTGACCTGCGCGACGGCGACCTGGCCCTCGGTGGCGAGCTCTTCCGGCTCAACTGCGCCCAGTGCCACAACTTCGTCGGCGAGGGCGGCGCCCTCTCCTCCGGCAAGTACGCGCCCAGCCTCGAGGACTCCAACGACCTCGAGATCTACGCGGCCATGCTCAGCGGGCCGGAGAACATGCCGGTCTTCGGGGACAACCAGATCACCCCGGAGGAGAAGCGGTCGATCATCAACTACATCCAGACGATCACCGACATGCCCGACCCGGGTGGCGCGGGCATCGGCCGCATCGGCCCGGTGAGCGAGGGCCTGGTCATCTGGGTCGTCGGCGTCTCGGCGCTGCTGTTCGGCATCTTCTGGATGGGGAGCAAGGCGTGAGCACGCACGACACCCGCCCCGGCTCCACCGGTGGCGCGGACACCCCCGGCCCGCTGCACGGCGGCCCGGACGACGACTACACCCCCGAGCAGCTCGCGACCATCCCCCGCGAGGACCTCGACCGGCTCGGCGCCCGCTACGACGGCGTGGAGATCCTGCACGTCGAGCCGGGCCCGGAGCCCGGCTCGACCCTGGAGAAGCGCGCCGTCCGCCA
This region of Geodermatophilus bullaregiensis genomic DNA includes:
- a CDS encoding DEDD exonuclease domain-containing protein translates to MPLPSARPGGTGSRLPRHAQASAHPGRELPLHHQGTIDELGTPLAGVTFVVVDLETTGGSPKDCAITEIGAVKVRGGEVVGEFQTLVDPGCEVPPYISVLTGITTAMVATAPRIGSVLPAFLEFARGAVLVAHNAPFDLGFLRAACAQNGVAWPAAASVDTAVLARRLLSRDEVPNCKLATLAPFFSATTSPCHRALADARATVDVLHGLFERLGPLGVTSLEELTGLTRQVDPERRRKRHLAEHLPSGPGVYVFRGPRDEPLYVGTSNDLRTRVRSYFSSSEQRSRMTEMVALAQRVDALPCAHDLEAAVRELRLIAEHKPRYNRRSRFPERALWLRLTEEPFPRLSAVRRVRPGAGVFLGPFADRRAAAAAAAAIHESLPLRQCTSRISPRVLTAACALAGMGRCGAPCTGAQSVEEYAGIAAVLRAAVAGDPHALVAPLLDRVDRLAAAERFEDAALLRDRVAVLVRAVRRRQRLESLAGVPELVLARPDGDGGWHLSVVRRGRLVAAGGAARGASVRDALAGLRATAETPTGPDGELAASVDETELVLRWMEKPGSRLVEVHGTLACPAPGTGGLSGFLARVEAGRALRDPFADGRQLGTRSRPERLAPGTVGTGGPDAAPLASRA
- a CDS encoding Lrp/AsnC family transcriptional regulator, producing MITAIVMIDAATDAIGEVAQAIADLEGVSEVYSVAGDADLVAIVRVREFEQIAEVIAGRINKVPGVLETDTHIAFRAYSRHDLEAAFSLGLEPSG
- the trpD gene encoding anthranilate phosphoribosyltransferase, with amino-acid sequence MRAGSTGPTWPGLLTRLLAREDLSAGDTAWAMREVMSGEATPAQVAAFAVALRAKGESPEEVAGLAATMVERATPVDLPAATVDIVGTGGDGAHTVNISTMAAVVTAAAGAPVAKHGNRAASSSSGAADVLEALGVVIDLPAAAVARCVQEAGIGFFFAPVFHPGFRHTAAARREMGIGTVFNFLGPLTNPARPVAAAVGCADVRMAPVLAAVLAARGSRALVFRGDDGLDELTTATTSRVWVARDGAVTPVRVDPADLGIAPAGPDALRGGDPAFNADVFRRVVGGEQGPVRDAVLLNAAAALAAFDERGGELTASLAAGVARAAAAVDDGRAAALLDRWVAVSRAAAGR
- the ctaE gene encoding aa3-type cytochrome oxidase subunit III, producing MGVVTTAPVASSTFDTSRVHSLTRPNMVSVGTIIWLSSELMFFAGLFAMYFTARARATEGWPPEPTELNLPYALFFTLILVASSVTCQIGVFAAESGNVYGLRRWFTITFVMGLVFVLAQFNEYRVLVTEHGTSISSSTYGSVFYLTTGFHALHVIGGLVAFVYVLIRSTMGRFTPAQATSAIVVSYYWHFVDVVWVGLFATIYLIR
- the qcrC gene encoding cytochrome bc1 complex diheme cytochrome c subunit, which translates into the protein MSTTNPQSDTQPDEGPRRRSRWSRRPAEGTPAAAARARRRSKQRRRVANVAALMAGLVLTGALYSTLAPGAQAADEGSESSAEAAGRELYERSCISCHGENLEGVPNRGPSLIGVGEASVYFQVHTGRMPLVRQEAQAPDKPAIFSDEEIDQLMAYVQANGGGPTLPSGDLRDGDLALGGELFRLNCAQCHNFVGEGGALSSGKYAPSLEDSNDLEIYAAMLSGPENMPVFGDNQITPEEKRSIINYIQTITDMPDPGGAGIGRIGPVSEGLVIWVVGVSALLFGIFWMGSKA